A stretch of the Carassius carassius chromosome 6, fCarCar2.1, whole genome shotgun sequence genome encodes the following:
- the LOC132142734 gene encoding F-box only protein 48-like: MQKVCKRSKSATFSPDRGSTLKISGEQDPLQQNYTETLPTEMSVRIFSELDVRSLCQASLTCRHWNDIIEGSDQLWRSHCLTVLAVCRREVDGDRLDGCSWKVTLVRNYRKGCVKRRWLKGRYSNIRSADDIPPNSMCPLDVETWGEILEAELDR; encoded by the exons ATGCAGAAGGTCTGTAAAAGGAGCAAGAGCGCCACCTTCAGCCCAGACCGAGGATCCACCTTGAAGATCTCTGGAGAGCAGGATCCACTTCAACAGAACTACACAGAGACCCTTCCTACAGAGATGAGCGTGAGGATCTTCAGTGAGCTGGACGTCAGGAGTCTGTGCCAGGCCTCGCTCACCTGCAGACACTGGAATGATATAATCGAGGGCAGCGATCAGCTGTGGAGGAGCCACTGTCTTACAGTGCTGGCTGTTTGTAGGAGGGAGGTGGACGGGGACAGGCTGGATGGGTGTTCATGGAAG GTTACTCTTGTTCGTAACTACAGGAAAGGCTGTGTAAAGCGGAGGTGGCTGAAGGGCCGATACAGTAACATCCGCTCTGCTGACGATATCCCACCTAACAGTATGTGTCCATTGGACGTGGAGACCTGGGGAGAGATACTGGAGGCGGAACTGGATAGATAG
- the LOC132141707 gene encoding aprataxin and PNK-like factor produces MKKKRWQGRRGQTREEDVSDSQVSQGRPQSSKITESKTSTSKVKTRRWTPCPYGSSCYRYSSCHFQECSHPAESDYEEEEAEDADEDRPECLYGTHCYRKNLLHKKEYKHTKSPPKTAAADEDDGHYENSLIMDEREEEEEVDEDLDYVPESADRGKGDIKRLQNEAKAFIRRKK; encoded by the exons ATGA AGAAGAAGAGGTGGCAGGGGAGACGAGGTCAGACACGAGAAGAAGATGTCAGTGATTCTCAGGTCAGCCAGGGACGGCCACAGAGCTCAAAGATCACAGAGAGCAAAACGAGCACCAGTAAGGTGAAAACACGGCGATGGACACCATGTCCTTACGGCAGCTCCTGCTACAGGTA TTCCTCATGCCACTTTCAGGAGTGCAGTCACCCTGCAGAAAGCGACTATGAGGAAGAGGAGGCAGAGGATGCTGACGAAGACAGGCCTGAGTGTCTGTATGGCACCCACTGCTACAG AAAGAATCTGCTCCACAAGAAAGAGTACAAGCACACTAAATCACCAC CCAagactgctgctgctgatgagGATGATGGTCACTATGAAAACAGTTTAATTATGGATGAgcgtgaggaggaggaggaagtggATGAAGACTTGGACTATGTGCCCGAATCAGCCGACAGAGGCAAAGGGGACATTAAACGCCTGCAGAATGAAGCAAAAGCATTCATCAGGAGGAAGAAGTGA
- the LOC132142733 gene encoding CB1 cannabinoid receptor-interacting protein 1-like, protein MADVPAIINIAISLKIQPNDGPVFYKVDGTRFGQSRTIKLLTGSKYKIEVIVKPGSAEAATMGIGGKSFPLEQQSKDEEQIVYNGTYDTEGVPHTKSGDRQPVQVFIEFKDAGMFETVWQVKYYNYYKREHCQFGNSFNCIEYEAKPNETRSLMWINKEVFQ, encoded by the exons ATGGCCGACGTTCCAGCGATAATAaacatcgcgatttctttgaAAATCCAACCCAATGACGGACCCGTGTTTTATAAAGTGGACGGGACGAGGTTCGGCCAGAGCAGAACAATCAAATTGCTAACAGGATCGAAATACAAAATCGAGGTGATCGTGAAACCCGGTAGCGCGGAGGCCGC CACAATGGGAATCGGTGGAAAGAGCTTCCCATTGGAGCAGCAGTCCAAAGATGAGGAACAGATCGTCTACAATGGCACCTATGACACTGAAGGGGTCCCACACACCAAGAGCGGGGACAGACAACCTGTGCAGGTCTTCATAGAG TTCAAAGATGCCGGCATGTTTGAAACCGTATGGCAAGTGAAATACTACAACTACTACAAGAGAGAACACTGCCAGTTCGGCAACAGCTTCAATTGCATCGAGTACGAGGCCAAGCCCAACGAGACCCGCAGCCTCATGTGGATAAACAAAGAGGTTTTCCAATAA